Sequence from the Campylobacter sp. MIT 12-8780 genome:
TTTTGCTTGTAAGTGTGATTGTAGGCGTGATCTTGCTTGCTGTATTTTGGAAAAATATGCTTGAATTTCAGCTTTTGCGTCCTAAGGAAATGCTTGCTCAATTTGCTTATATAATCGCTGCTTTTTTATTTATAGTGCCGGGTGTTTTAAGCTCGTGTATAGCCTTTTTTATCTTGATTTTTGCCCTTATTTTTAAAGGTAAAAAAAGACAAAAACAAGCCTTTGCAAATTTTAGCAGGGAAGAAAAACCTAGCAAAAGCAAAGTATATGATGAAGAAATCATTGATGTAGAGATCATTAAGGAGTAAAAATGAAGCTCATAATCGCAACACGAAAAAGCCAACTTGCGTTGTGGCAAAGCGAATTTGTCAAAGCGAGCCTTTTAAAAGAGCATAAGAATTTAGAGCTTTTACTTCAAGGCTTTAAGACAAAAGGCGATGTTTTGCTTGATAGTCCTTTGGCTAAGATAGGTGGAAAAGGGCTTTTTACCAAAGAGCTTGAAGAAAGCATGCTAAGAGGAGAAGCCCAGCTTGCGGTGCATAGCCTTAAAGATGTGCCAAGTTTTTTACCGCACGGGCTTGTTTTAGCTGCACTTTGTAAAAGACACAGCCCAAATGATGCCTTACTTAGCGATAAATTCAAAGACTTTCAAGCCTTGCCAAAGGGC
This genomic interval carries:
- a CDS encoding integral memnbrane protein; translated protein: MNYYRFSIFPFVLLELLASVLFVFAFGFGNFLIFLLVSVIVGVILLAVFWKNMLEFQLLRPKEMLAQFAYIIAAFLFIVPGVLSSCIAFFILIFALIFKGKKRQKQAFANFSREEKPSKSKVYDEEIIDVEIIKE